A single Roseinatronobacter monicus DNA region contains:
- a CDS encoding thioredoxin family protein, giving the protein MEFRKLILTALSGLMLAFSAQATPVGEDGLHKPDWLVETFRDMRDDLEDAQAQGKRLLLMFEQRGCIYCTRMHENVYPDPEITRMLTEDFMVVQINLFGNIPVTDFDGTTLDERDMARRWGIVFTPTLVFAPEAMPESGSLRDSAVMTMPGAFERGTTRLMLQWVLEKGYEGDEHFQHYVARMLQARSD; this is encoded by the coding sequence ATGGAATTTCGGAAACTGATACTCACGGCGCTGTCGGGGCTGATGCTGGCCTTTTCGGCGCAGGCGACACCTGTGGGCGAGGATGGCTTGCACAAACCTGACTGGCTGGTCGAGACATTCCGCGACATGCGCGATGATCTGGAAGACGCGCAGGCCCAAGGCAAACGCCTGCTGCTGATGTTCGAGCAGCGCGGCTGTATCTATTGCACGCGGATGCATGAAAACGTCTATCCCGACCCCGAGATCACCCGCATGCTGACCGAGGATTTCATGGTCGTGCAAATCAACCTGTTCGGCAACATTCCTGTCACCGATTTTGACGGCACAACACTGGATGAACGCGACATGGCACGGCGCTGGGGCATCGTGTTCACACCCACACTGGTCTTCGCCCCCGAAGCCATGCCCGAATCAGGCAGCTTGCGCGATTCCGCCGTCATGACCATGCCCGGCGCGTTCGAGCGCGGCACCACACGGCTGATGCTGCAATGGGTGCTGGAAAAAGGCTATGAAGGCGACGAACACTTCCAACACTATGTCGCGCGCATGTTGCAAGCCCGGTCTGACTGA
- a CDS encoding YeeE/YedE family protein — MDLYDIIDRFGEGNIEALLGLMVGLVFGIAAQRSRFCLRAATVEFARGQLGPRLAIWLLTFSTAVVWVQGAQALGLFRVSDARMMAVPGSWSGAVIGGLMFGVGMVLARGCSGRLLLLAATGNLRSVIAGLVFAIVAQMSLYGWLAPVRNGLAALWITPEGRNLHLLQMVGLPESLALWIGLALAVTAIALALRNQLGVRPLVFASGVGFAVALGWMMTWNLAQISFDPVNVTSATFTGPSANTLMFFLNPNPSLRFDVGLVPGVVLGAFLAALVTRELNWQGYDGADAMRRSLFGAALMGFGGMLAGGCAIGAGVTGGSIFAATALLALLCMWIGATLTDFLVDQRGDRRIAAL; from the coding sequence ATGGATCTTTACGACATTATCGACAGGTTTGGCGAAGGCAATATCGAGGCTCTGTTGGGCCTGATGGTGGGGCTGGTATTCGGTATTGCGGCGCAACGCTCGCGGTTTTGCCTGCGTGCCGCCACAGTCGAATTTGCGCGCGGCCAGTTGGGGCCAAGGCTGGCGATCTGGCTTCTGACCTTCTCGACCGCTGTGGTTTGGGTGCAGGGCGCGCAGGCGCTGGGTCTGTTTCGCGTCAGTGATGCGCGCATGATGGCGGTGCCGGGGTCTTGGTCAGGTGCGGTGATTGGTGGGCTGATGTTTGGCGTGGGCATGGTGCTGGCGCGGGGGTGTTCGGGGCGGTTGCTGTTGCTGGCTGCCACGGGCAATCTGCGCTCGGTCATCGCGGGATTGGTCTTTGCGATTGTGGCCCAGATGAGTCTGTATGGCTGGCTCGCCCCTGTGCGCAATGGTTTGGCCGCGCTGTGGATCACACCGGAAGGGCGCAATCTGCACCTGTTGCAGATGGTGGGCCTGCCTGAGAGTTTGGCGCTGTGGATCGGCTTGGCCCTTGCGGTTACGGCCATTGCGCTGGCGCTGCGCAACCAACTTGGGGTGCGCCCGCTGGTTTTCGCCTCTGGCGTGGGGTTTGCGGTGGCGCTGGGGTGGATGATGACGTGGAATCTGGCGCAGATCAGCTTTGATCCGGTCAATGTGACCTCGGCCACCTTTACCGGGCCGTCCGCCAATACATTGATGTTCTTTCTGAACCCCAACCCAAGCTTGCGATTTGATGTCGGTCTGGTGCCGGGCGTTGTTCTGGGCGCGTTTCTGGCGGCATTGGTCACGCGCGAATTGAACTGGCAGGGCTATGACGGCGCGGATGCAATGCGCCGCTCATTATTTGGCGCGGCCTTGATGGGGTTTGGCGGGATGCTGGCGGGGGGCTGCGCGATTGGTGCGGGCGTCACCGGTGGGTCGATCTTCGCCGCGACGGCCCTGCTTGCGCTTTTGTGCATGTGGATCGGGGCCACACTGACCGATTTTCTGGTCGATCAGCGGGGCGACAGGCGTATCGCAGCCCTATGA
- the gyrB gene encoding DNA topoisomerase (ATP-hydrolyzing) subunit B, translating into MSAEAVKREEYGADSIKVLKGLDAVRKRPGMYIGDTDDGSGLHHMVYEVVDNGIDEALAGHADFVTVTIHADSSVSVMDNGRGIPTDIHTEEGVSAAEVIMTQLHAGGKFDQNSYKVSGGLHGVGVSVVNALSDWLELRIWRAGKEHTVRFERGDTVRSLEVVGDAGDKTGTEVRFLASTSTFSNLEYNFKTLENRLRELAFLNSGVRIILEDHRPAEMLRSELYYEGGVREFVRHLDRSKTPVMAEPIYIVGERDDIGVEVAMWWNDSYHETVLPFTNNIPQRDGGSHLAGFRGALTRSINAYAQSSGIAKKEKVSFTGDDAREGLTCVLSVKVPDPKFSSQTKDKLVSSEVRPAVESLVNEKLAEWFEENPVHARSIVGKIIEAALAREAARKARELTRRKTALDVASLPGKLADCQERDPAKSELFLVEGDSAGGSAKQGRSRQNQAVLPLRGKILNVERARFDRMLGSQEIGTLITALGTGIGRDEFDLGKLRYHKIVIMTDADVDGAHIRTLLLTFFFRQMPQLIEGGHLYIAEPPLYKVARGKSEVYLKDKPGLEDYLIEQGVEGAALRLATGEEIVGQDLARVVTEARTVRRSLTAFPTHYPQHILEQASIAGALMPEALAANPQQLADSVAQRLDLIAAEYERGWEGRPTQDGGLRLSRVLRGVEEVRRLDGPVLRSGEARRLASHTESLQETYARPAELVRRDRKQKIYGPVDLLEAILTEGEKGLSLQRYKGLGEMNPDQLWETTLDPEARTLLQVKIDDLAEADDIFTKLMGDVVEPRREFIQRNALNVENLDA; encoded by the coding sequence ATGTCTGCTGAAGCCGTGAAGCGCGAAGAGTATGGCGCCGATTCGATCAAGGTTCTCAAAGGGTTGGATGCCGTTCGTAAACGTCCTGGCATGTATATCGGCGATACCGATGACGGCTCTGGCCTGCATCACATGGTCTATGAGGTGGTCGATAACGGCATTGACGAGGCGCTGGCCGGACATGCTGACTTCGTGACAGTCACGATCCATGCTGACAGTTCCGTCTCAGTTATGGATAACGGGCGCGGTATTCCCACCGATATTCACACTGAAGAAGGCGTGTCGGCGGCCGAAGTCATTATGACCCAGCTTCACGCGGGCGGCAAGTTTGATCAGAACAGCTACAAGGTGTCAGGCGGGTTGCACGGCGTCGGCGTTTCTGTCGTCAACGCTCTGTCGGACTGGCTGGAATTGCGCATCTGGCGCGCGGGCAAAGAACATACCGTACGCTTTGAGCGCGGCGATACAGTGCGCTCGCTTGAAGTGGTAGGCGATGCGGGCGACAAGACAGGCACCGAAGTGCGCTTTCTTGCCTCGACCTCGACCTTCTCTAACCTCGAATACAATTTCAAAACACTTGAGAACCGCCTGCGCGAACTGGCCTTTCTGAATTCCGGTGTGCGGATCATTCTGGAAGATCACCGCCCCGCCGAAATGCTGCGCTCGGAGCTGTATTATGAGGGCGGCGTGCGCGAATTTGTGCGCCATCTCGACCGTTCCAAAACACCGGTGATGGCAGAGCCGATTTACATCGTGGGAGAGCGTGACGACATTGGCGTCGAAGTCGCCATGTGGTGGAATGACAGCTACCATGAGACTGTGCTCCCCTTTACCAACAATATCCCACAGCGCGATGGCGGCTCGCATCTGGCAGGGTTTCGCGGGGCGCTGACCCGTTCGATCAATGCCTATGCCCAATCCTCGGGGATTGCGAAAAAAGAAAAGGTCAGCTTCACTGGCGATGATGCGCGCGAGGGGCTGACCTGTGTGCTATCGGTCAAGGTGCCGGACCCGAAATTCTCTAGCCAGACCAAGGACAAACTCGTCTCATCAGAGGTGCGCCCGGCGGTAGAATCACTGGTCAATGAGAAGCTGGCCGAATGGTTCGAGGAAAACCCCGTCCACGCCAGAAGCATTGTCGGCAAGATCATCGAGGCCGCGCTCGCCCGCGAAGCAGCGCGCAAGGCGCGCGAGCTGACGCGGCGCAAGACTGCACTGGATGTGGCCTCTCTGCCCGGCAAGCTGGCAGACTGTCAGGAACGCGACCCCGCCAAATCGGAATTGTTTCTGGTCGAGGGTGACTCGGCAGGTGGGTCGGCAAAACAAGGTCGGTCGCGCCAGAATCAGGCCGTTTTGCCCCTGCGTGGCAAAATCCTGAATGTGGAACGCGCACGGTTTGACCGGATGCTCGGCTCGCAGGAAATCGGTACGCTGATCACAGCCCTTGGCACCGGTATCGGGCGCGACGAATTTGATCTGGGCAAACTGCGCTACCACAAGATCGTCATCATGACAGACGCCGATGTGGACGGCGCGCATATTCGCACATTGCTTCTGACCTTCTTCTTCCGTCAGATGCCGCAACTGATCGAAGGCGGGCACCTGTATATTGCAGAGCCGCCCCTTTACAAGGTCGCACGCGGCAAGTCCGAGGTCTATCTCAAGGACAAACCGGGGCTGGAAGATTACCTGATCGAACAGGGGGTCGAGGGGGCTGCCTTGCGTCTGGCCACAGGCGAGGAAATCGTGGGGCAGGATCTGGCCCGCGTTGTCACCGAGGCACGTACTGTGCGCCGATCACTGACCGCCTTTCCAACGCATTACCCCCAGCATATTCTGGAACAAGCCAGCATCGCGGGTGCACTAATGCCCGAAGCACTGGCAGCCAATCCGCAGCAACTGGCCGATAGCGTCGCGCAGCGGCTGGACCTGATCGCCGCAGAGTATGAGCGCGGCTGGGAAGGGCGTCCCACACAAGACGGAGGTTTGCGCCTGTCGCGTGTTTTGCGCGGGGTCGAGGAAGTGCGCAGGTTGGATGGGCCGGTGTTGCGTTCGGGCGAGGCACGGCGTCTGGCCAGCCACACCGAAAGCCTGCAAGAAACCTATGCCCGCCCCGCCGAACTGGTGCGCCGCGACCGTAAACAAAAGATTTATGGCCCCGTCGACTTGCTGGAAGCGATCCTCACCGAGGGTGAGAAAGGCCTGTCGTTACAGCGCTATAAGGGATTGGGCGAGATGAACCCCGACCAACTATGGGAAACCACACTGGACCCCGAAGCGCGCACACTGTTGCAGGTCAAGATTGATGATCTGGCCGAAGCCGATGACATTTTCACCAAGCTGATGGGTGATGTGGTCGAGCCCCGGCGCGAATTCATCCAGCGCAATGCGCTGAATGTGGAAAATCTGGACGCCTGA
- the soxZ gene encoding thiosulfate oxidation carrier complex protein SoxZ, whose translation MSDVRPRIRLPRSANAGDVVEVKTLISHNMETGLRRDGSGDAIPRQIIHRFTCEYAGKMVLDVEMEPAISANPYMEFDVQVDESADFVFTWYDDDGSVYSETQSFEVS comes from the coding sequence ATGTCTGACGTCAGACCCCGCATCCGCCTTCCACGCTCTGCCAATGCCGGCGACGTGGTAGAGGTGAAGACCCTCATCAGCCACAATATGGAAACCGGCCTGCGCCGCGATGGTTCAGGCGATGCGATCCCGCGCCAGATCATCCATCGCTTTACCTGCGAATATGCAGGCAAGATGGTGCTGGACGTCGAGATGGAACCCGCCATTTCGGCCAACCCCTACATGGAATTCGATGTTCAAGTCGATGAATCGGCTGACTTTGTCTTCACATGGTATGACGACGATGGCTCGGTTTACTCCGAAACCCAAAGTTTTGAAGTCAGCTGA
- the soxY gene encoding thiosulfate oxidation carrier protein SoxY, with amino-acid sequence MLTRRDTMAMGLGVAAVAMVPGAASASAVDDAISAFTGGADVSEGGVTISAPEIAENGNTVPIAVEAPGATEILMIAAGNPTPGVAKFGFGEGAATSRAATRIRLGGTQDVIAIAKMSDGSFARGAVEVKVTIGGCGG; translated from the coding sequence ATGCTGACAAGACGCGACACCATGGCAATGGGCCTTGGCGTAGCAGCTGTCGCAATGGTTCCCGGCGCAGCCAGCGCCTCGGCCGTTGACGATGCAATTTCCGCCTTCACAGGCGGCGCTGACGTATCCGAGGGCGGAGTGACCATCTCTGCACCCGAGATCGCAGAGAACGGCAACACTGTGCCAATCGCGGTAGAAGCGCCCGGCGCGACCGAGATTCTGATGATCGCGGCAGGCAACCCGACACCGGGCGTGGCCAAGTTTGGCTTTGGTGAGGGGGCCGCCACGTCGCGCGCTGCAACCCGCATCCGCCTTGGCGGCACGCAGGATGTCATCGCAATCGCCAAGATGAGCGATGGCAGCTTCGCACGCGGCGCTGTTGAAGTGAAGGTCACCATCGGCGGCTGCGGCGGCTAA
- the soxX gene encoding sulfur oxidation c-type cytochrome SoxX, whose translation MTRRSLSAACAATAVIWGGATFADISPADIVWEDEVAIPASLNGVPGDPVAGADTVSSRSAGNCLSCHVNSAMPEHDFQGNIGPPLDGAGARWSEAELRGIIVDAKRMFPESMMPTFYNNNPDDYIRPGEAYTARAHNPETFSTLLTAAQVEDVVAYLMTLTDW comes from the coding sequence ATGACAAGACGATCACTTTCCGCAGCCTGTGCCGCCACGGCAGTGATTTGGGGCGGAGCAACTTTTGCCGATATCTCGCCGGCAGACATTGTCTGGGAAGATGAAGTCGCCATTCCGGCATCGCTGAACGGCGTTCCGGGCGACCCGGTTGCTGGCGCGGACACCGTGTCCAGCCGATCAGCTGGTAACTGCCTGTCCTGCCATGTAAATTCTGCAATGCCAGAGCATGACTTCCAAGGCAATATCGGCCCACCCCTTGACGGTGCGGGCGCGCGCTGGTCGGAAGCAGAGCTGCGCGGTATCATCGTCGATGCCAAGCGCATGTTCCCCGAAAGCATGATGCCCACATTTTACAACAACAACCCAGACGACTATATTCGTCCGGGCGAGGCATATACAGCCCGCGCCCACAATCCGGAAACCTTTTCCACGCTTCTGACTGCAGCACAGGTAGAAGATGTGGTCGCCTATCTGATGACGCTGACCGATTGGTAA
- a CDS encoding ArsR/SmtB family transcription factor: MPDGQNREQDLPFGDETAVARGPQRATLDMSLDELQAEAREASELLKAMGHEGRLLMLYYLCERDHSVAELERLIMSRQAAVSQQLARLRHEKVVTTRREGNQIFYSLADERVREAIHLIQRLFRSPGPG; the protein is encoded by the coding sequence ATGCCGGACGGACAAAATCGCGAGCAGGATCTGCCCTTTGGGGATGAGACAGCAGTGGCGCGTGGCCCACAGCGCGCGACCCTTGATATGTCATTGGACGAGTTGCAGGCAGAAGCGCGCGAGGCGTCGGAGCTTCTGAAAGCGATGGGCCATGAAGGGCGGCTTTTGATGCTGTATTACCTGTGTGAACGCGATCATTCCGTGGCAGAGCTGGAGCGCCTTATCATGTCGCGCCAAGCCGCAGTCAGCCAGCAACTTGCACGGTTGCGCCATGAAAAGGTGGTGACGACACGGCGCGAGGGCAATCAGATTTTCTACTCGCTGGCGGATGAACGGGTGCGCGAAGCGATCCATCTGATCCAGCGCCTGTTCCGCAGCCCCGGGCCCGGATGA
- a CDS encoding cytochrome c biogenesis CcdA family protein: MFDISFGGAALAGLLSFLSPCILPIVPFYLCYMAGLSMSELRDEQGLAPGAQKRLVLASIAFALGVTTIFMLLGMGATALGQTFIAYRDILKWVAAAILFMFGLHFLGLLRIPLLYREARIETSAAPKSVIGSYVMGLAFGFGWTPCVGPALAAILMIASGMGNIWEGAALLAVYGLAMTLPFVIAALFARPFLNWVGRHRSKLAHVEKVMGAMLVLFAILIATDSVAYIAEGMLEIFPWFATIG, from the coding sequence ATGTTTGATATCAGCTTTGGTGGGGCGGCACTGGCAGGACTTTTGTCCTTTCTATCGCCCTGCATCCTGCCCATCGTGCCCTTCTATCTGTGCTACATGGCCGGGTTGTCGATGTCAGAGTTGCGCGATGAACAGGGCCTTGCGCCCGGTGCGCAGAAGCGGCTTGTGCTGGCCTCCATTGCATTTGCGCTTGGGGTGACGACCATTTTTATGCTCTTGGGCATGGGGGCAACGGCGTTGGGGCAGACATTCATCGCCTACCGCGATATTCTAAAATGGGTCGCGGCGGCCATTCTGTTCATGTTCGGGCTGCATTTTCTGGGGCTGTTGCGCATACCTTTGCTGTACCGCGAAGCGCGGATCGAAACATCGGCCGCGCCCAAATCGGTGATCGGGTCTTATGTCATGGGGCTGGCGTTCGGCTTTGGCTGGACCCCCTGTGTTGGCCCGGCACTGGCTGCAATCCTGATGATCGCATCAGGCATGGGCAATATCTGGGAAGGGGCCGCATTGCTGGCCGTCTACGGGCTGGCCATGACCTTGCCCTTCGTGATTGCGGCACTGTTCGCACGCCCGTTTCTGAACTGGGTGGGCCGCCATCGCAGCAAACTGGCGCATGTCGAAAAGGTCATGGGCGCGATGCTGGTCTTGTTCGCAATCCTGATCGCCACCGATTCGGTCGCCTATATCGCCGAAGGAATGCTGGAGATTTTTCCGTGGTTCGCCACCATTGGCTGA
- the soxC gene encoding sulfite dehydrogenase, translated as MTDMPNDAAKTPSHGPSRRDFLRTAGLAAGGAVVGAGANAASPDPLITEVQPYASFLGEGVDATPYGMPIHFEDHVVRRNVEWLTADPISSINFTPIHALDGTITPQGCAFERHHSGAIEMSKDEYRLMITGLVERPLVFTFGDLMRLPRVTRVHFCECAANSGMEWGGAQLNGAQFTHGMIHNMEYTGVTLRTLLDEAGVKPEGSWIYVEGHDASSNGRSIPMEKALDDCMIAFSANGEALRMEHGYPVRLVVPGWEGNLWVKWLRRIGVHDGPMESREETSKYTDLMPDGRARKWTWAMHAKSVVTSPSPQMPIGHGPGPMVITGLAWSGLGKIARVDVSLDGGVNWQTARLGTEPGDKAVTRFYLDHDWDGQPMYLQSRAIDETGYVQPSKEQLRAIRGLNSIYHNNGIQTWYVNESGEAENVEVS; from the coding sequence ATGACTGACATGCCAAATGACGCCGCCAAGACGCCAAGCCACGGCCCCTCCCGCCGCGATTTCCTGCGCACAGCAGGGTTGGCAGCCGGCGGCGCAGTGGTCGGAGCAGGCGCGAATGCCGCAAGCCCCGACCCGCTGATTACCGAAGTGCAACCCTACGCCTCTTTCCTTGGCGAAGGGGTGGATGCCACGCCCTACGGTATGCCGATCCATTTCGAGGATCACGTCGTGCGCCGCAATGTAGAATGGCTGACCGCAGACCCCATCAGCTCGATCAACTTCACGCCGATTCATGCGCTCGATGGCACGATCACGCCGCAAGGCTGTGCATTCGAGCGTCACCATTCCGGTGCAATCGAGATGAGCAAGGACGAATACCGTTTGATGATCACGGGCTTGGTCGAACGCCCGCTTGTCTTCACTTTCGGCGACCTGATGCGCCTGCCGCGCGTCACGCGCGTGCATTTTTGCGAATGCGCGGCCAATAGCGGTATGGAATGGGGCGGCGCGCAGTTGAACGGCGCGCAGTTCACGCATGGCATGATCCATAACATGGAATACACCGGCGTCACGCTGCGCACGCTTCTGGACGAAGCGGGCGTCAAGCCCGAAGGAAGCTGGATCTATGTCGAGGGCCATGACGCGTCATCGAACGGGCGCTCGATCCCGATGGAAAAGGCGCTCGATGATTGCATGATTGCGTTTTCCGCCAATGGCGAGGCGCTGCGCATGGAGCATGGCTATCCGGTGCGGCTGGTTGTGCCGGGCTGGGAAGGCAACCTCTGGGTCAAATGGCTGCGCCGCATTGGTGTGCATGACGGGCCTATGGAAAGCCGCGAGGAAACCTCGAAATACACCGACCTTATGCCCGATGGTCGCGCGCGCAAATGGACATGGGCCATGCACGCAAAATCGGTCGTCACCTCGCCTTCACCGCAAATGCCCATCGGGCATGGACCGGGGCCAATGGTCATTACCGGGTTGGCATGGTCGGGCCTTGGCAAGATCGCGCGGGTGGATGTGTCGCTGGATGGCGGCGTGAACTGGCAGACCGCGCGTCTAGGCACAGAACCGGGCGACAAAGCCGTGACGCGCTTCTACCTCGATCACGATTGGGACGGCCAGCCGATGTATCTGCAATCGCGCGCGATTGACGAGACCGGCTATGTCCAACCCAGCAAGGAACAGTTGCGCGCCATTCGCGGGCTGAACTCGATCTACCACAATAACGGCATCCAGACTTGGTATGTCAACGAGAGCGGAGAGGCGGAAAATGTCGAAGTGTCGTAA
- the soxA gene encoding sulfur oxidation c-type cytochrome SoxA, translating to MKTMTKLWATVAICGAVFSSTAFADPHPDAELIIEGELHIATRAEPPEHLGGVLPEIYSGWLFRTDETRELQMDDFDNPGLLFAERGEDRWELAEGTANQSCADCHGGVDSMAGVRAVMPKVNEDGELWSMQNYINNCRTERMGADAWGWNSEPMKDITSLISLQSRGMPVAVKIDGEAAEYWEKGREMYYTRFGQLELSCANCHEDNWGRMIRADHLSQGMSNGFPTYRLKNATIVPLHQRFRGCIRDTRGESFAEGSQEFRELELYVSSRGLGLPIEGISVRQ from the coding sequence ATGAAGACCATGACCAAGCTTTGGGCCACTGTGGCAATCTGTGGGGCAGTGTTCAGTAGCACTGCCTTCGCAGACCCGCATCCCGATGCTGAACTGATTATCGAGGGTGAATTGCATATTGCAACCCGCGCAGAGCCGCCTGAGCATCTGGGCGGCGTCTTGCCCGAGATTTACTCTGGCTGGCTGTTCCGCACGGATGAAACCCGTGAGTTGCAGATGGATGATTTCGACAATCCAGGCTTGCTGTTTGCCGAACGTGGCGAAGACCGCTGGGAATTGGCCGAAGGCACGGCAAATCAGTCTTGTGCTGATTGTCATGGCGGTGTCGACTCAATGGCGGGCGTGCGTGCCGTCATGCCAAAGGTCAATGAAGACGGCGAATTGTGGTCGATGCAAAACTACATCAACAATTGCCGGACGGAACGCATGGGCGCAGATGCCTGGGGCTGGAACAGCGAACCGATGAAAGACATCACCTCGCTCATCTCGTTGCAGTCACGCGGTATGCCGGTCGCGGTCAAGATCGACGGCGAAGCGGCGGAATACTGGGAAAAAGGGCGTGAAATGTATTACACGCGCTTTGGCCAACTGGAATTGTCCTGTGCAAATTGCCACGAGGACAACTGGGGCCGGATGATCCGCGCGGATCACCTTTCACAGGGCATGTCAAACGGCTTTCCGACTTACCGTCTGAAAAACGCAACCATAGTGCCGCTGCATCAGCGCTTCCGTGGTTGTATCCGCGATACGCGCGGAGAGTCCTTCGCCGAAGGGTCGCAGGAGTTCCGCGAGTTGGAACTGTATGTGTCCTCGCGCGGTCTGGGCCTTCCGATTGAAGGTATTTCGGTACGTCAGTAA
- the soxB gene encoding thiosulfohydrolase SoxB, with amino-acid sequence MISRREFLQASIAASALYGISGFGNWSKLSAQQALTQDDLLRFDTFGNVSLIHVTDIHAHLKPIWFREPEWNIGVGDVTGKPPHVVGKDFIEMFNLTPGSPEAYALTYVDFEALGRTYGRMGGMDRVATVVNAIRADRPDALLLDGGDTWHGSMTSYLTKGQDMVNVMNALGVEAMTSHWEWTFGQDRVREIVDGLPFPFLGQNIFDNEWNEPSEEFDPYTWFERGGVKIAVIGQAFPYMPIANPGWKFPDFSFGIRDGRMQEMVDEVRAQGADLVVVLSHNGFDVDRQMASRVTGIDVVLTGHTHDALPEPVIVGETLLIASGSHGKFVTRLDLDVRDGQMMGFRHKLIPVFSDVITPDADMAALIDNERAPYKDQLEEVIGHTDSLLYRRGNFNGTWDDLICEAIMEERDTEIAMSPGVRWGASLLPGDAITREDIHSVTSMTYGECYRTEMTGDFLKVVLEDVADNIFNPDPYFQQGGDMVRIGGLGYRVDVSAPVNQRISDMTLLSTGEAIDPERNYVVGGWASVNPETEGPQIWDVVENHIRKIGRVALQPNTSVQVTGL; translated from the coding sequence ATGATATCCCGGCGCGAATTTCTGCAAGCGTCCATCGCAGCCTCGGCGCTTTACGGCATCTCGGGGTTCGGCAACTGGTCGAAACTCTCTGCGCAACAAGCGCTGACGCAGGATGACCTGCTGCGTTTCGACACGTTCGGGAATGTCTCGCTGATCCATGTGACAGACATCCACGCCCATTTGAAACCCATCTGGTTCCGCGAACCCGAATGGAATATCGGCGTGGGCGACGTAACGGGCAAACCGCCGCATGTGGTCGGCAAAGACTTCATCGAGATGTTCAACCTCACGCCCGGCTCGCCCGAAGCCTATGCGCTGACCTATGTGGATTTTGAAGCGCTGGGGCGCACATACGGGCGCATGGGCGGCATGGACCGTGTGGCGACCGTGGTGAACGCAATCCGCGCCGACCGCCCCGATGCCCTGTTGCTGGACGGCGGCGACACATGGCACGGCTCCATGACCAGCTACCTGACCAAGGGCCAAGACATGGTCAATGTCATGAACGCCCTCGGCGTCGAGGCGATGACAAGCCATTGGGAATGGACCTTCGGCCAAGACCGCGTGCGCGAAATCGTAGACGGCCTGCCCTTCCCTTTCCTTGGTCAGAACATTTTTGACAACGAATGGAACGAGCCGTCGGAAGAGTTTGATCCCTATACATGGTTCGAGCGCGGCGGCGTAAAGATTGCGGTCATCGGTCAGGCCTTCCCCTATATGCCAATCGCCAATCCGGGCTGGAAATTCCCTGATTTCAGCTTCGGCATCCGCGATGGCCGTATGCAGGAAATGGTTGATGAAGTGCGCGCCCAAGGTGCAGATCTGGTCGTCGTGCTGTCGCATAACGGTTTCGACGTGGACCGCCAGATGGCCAGCCGCGTCACGGGCATCGACGTCGTTCTGACCGGCCACACCCATGACGCGCTGCCAGAACCGGTGATTGTGGGCGAAACGCTTCTGATCGCATCGGGCAGCCATGGCAAGTTTGTCACGCGCCTTGATCTGGATGTGCGCGACGGGCAAATGATGGGCTTCCGCCACAAGCTGATCCCGGTCTTCTCGGATGTGATCACCCCGGATGCCGATATGGCCGCACTGATCGACAACGAGCGCGCGCCCTACAAGGACCAACTTGAAGAAGTCATCGGCCACACAGACTCGCTTCTCTATCGGCGCGGCAATTTCAACGGCACATGGGATGACCTGATCTGCGAAGCGATCATGGAAGAACGCGACACCGAAATCGCCATGTCGCCGGGCGTGCGCTGGGGCGCCAGCCTGCTACCGGGCGACGCGATCACGCGCGAAGATATCCATTCCGTCACCTCGATGACTTACGGCGAATGCTACCGCACCGAGATGACAGGCGACTTCCTGAAGGTCGTGCTGGAAGATGTGGCCGACAACATCTTCAACCCTGACCCCTATTTCCAGCAAGGCGGCGACATGGTGCGTATTGGCGGGCTGGGCTATCGGGTCGATGTATCGGCACCCGTGAACCAGCGCATTTCCGACATGACGCTTCTGTCCACAGGCGAGGCGATCGACCCTGAACGCAACTATGTTGTGGGCGGCTGGGCCTCTGTGAACCCCGAAACCGAAGGCCCCCAGATTTGGGATGTCGTCGAAAACCATATCCGCAAGATTGGCCGTGTGGCGCTGCAACCGAATACATCGGTGCAGGTCACTGGGCTTTGA